One part of the Asterias amurensis chromosome 11, ASM3211899v1 genome encodes these proteins:
- the LOC139943693 gene encoding peroxisomal 2,4-dienoyl-CoA reductase [(3E)-enoyl-CoA-producing]-like, translated as MPADFILKMASKNSSSSFDFDVCMSTYSRVFQPDVLNNKVAFITGGGSGICFTIAEVFMRHQCDTVIASRNLQRVEQAAKKLEAATGRRCMPVQLDVRKPQDVLRGVDEALGHFGKIDILVNGAAGNFLAPASGLSFNGFKTVIEIDTLGTFNTSKAVYDKYMKIHGGVIINISATLAYRGQLFQVHASAAKAAIDSMTKSLCNEWGAQGIRVVGIAPGPIADTEGMRKLGGAALNEQDMDRAFRNLPLQRLGTKCDIADCAVFAVSTAASYISGHTIVVDGGCWMTDDNNMDAVIKRLGNSKL; from the exons ATGCCTGCTGACTTTATTCTGAAGATGGCGTCGaaaaacagcagcagcagtttTGACTTCGATGTTTGCATGTCGACTTACAGTCGTGTTTTCCAACCTGATGTTTTGAA CAATAAGGTGGCCTTCATTACAGGAGGAGGGTCTGGAATATGCTTCACTATTGCAGAAGTTTTTATGAG GCACCAGTGTGACACAGTCATTGCCAGTCGGAATCTTCAGAGAGTCGAGCAG gCAGCCAAGAAGTTGGAGGCAGCCACCGGGCGAAGGTGTATGCCAGTCCAACTCGATGTCAGAAAG CCGCAAGATGTCCTACGAGGTGTTGATGAGGCACTCGGCCACTTTGGCAAAATTGATATTCTTGTGAATG GTGCTGCTGGCAATTTCCTTGCACCAGCCAGTGGTCTCTCCTTCAATGGTTTCAAGACGGTGATTGAGATTGATACACTAGGAACATTCAACACATCAAAGGCTGTCTACGATAAGTATATGAAG ATCCATGGTGGTGTAATCATCAATATCTCGGCAACACTTGCGTACCGTGGACAGCTATTTCAGGTTCATGCATCTGCTGCCAAAGCTGCCATCG ATTCCATGACAAAATCTTTGTGTAACGAGTGGGGAGCCCAGGGTATCCGCGTGGTTGGAATTGCCCCCGGACCAATCGCTGACACTGAGGGCATGAGAAAGCTTG GAGGTGCTGCCCTCAACGAGCAAGACATGGATAGAGCGTTTAGGAATCTACCCCTACAGCGATTGGGAACCAAATGTGACATAGCGGACTGTGCTGTCTTTGCTGTTAGCACAGCGGCTAGTTACATCTCAGGCCATACTATAGTAGTGGATGGAGGATGCTGGATGACCGATGATAACAATATGGATGCGGTTATAAAACGATTAGGTAATTCAAAGCTCTAA